A single region of the Bdellovibrionota bacterium genome encodes:
- the rpsG gene encoding 30S ribosomal protein S7, which yields MPRRREIATRVREADPKFHDRLVSRFVTTIMRSGKKSVAEHLVYGSFDILAEKMKDDPLRIFKRAIDNIKPVVETKSRRVGGATYQVPMEVRTTRREALGLRWLILAAKSRPGHSMREKLADEVMDAYNNRGAAIKKREDVHKMAEANKAFAHYRW from the coding sequence ATGCCTAGACGAAGAGAAATAGCGACGCGAGTTCGAGAGGCGGATCCGAAATTTCACGACCGTTTGGTGAGCCGGTTCGTGACGACGATTATGCGCAGTGGAAAAAAGTCCGTCGCCGAACATTTGGTTTACGGATCGTTCGATATTTTGGCCGAAAAGATGAAGGACGATCCTCTTCGGATTTTTAAGCGCGCCATCGACAACATCAAGCCGGTGGTCGAGACGAAGAGCCGGCGGGTGGGAGGCGCGACGTATCAGGTCCCGATGGAAGTGCGGACGACCCGGCGGGAGGCGCTGGGGCTTCGATGGCTGATTCTGGCGGCCAAGAGCCGGCCCGGGCATTCGATGCGGGAGAAGCTCGCGGATGAAGTGATGGACGCTTACAACAACCGCGGCGCGGCCATCAAGAAGCGGGAAGACGTTCACAAGATGGCGGAGGCGAACAAGGCGTTCGCGCACTACCGGTGGTAA
- the rpsL gene encoding 30S ribosomal protein S12 — translation MPTISQLVRRGRAQQRRKTSAPALVRSPQRRGVCTRVYTVTPKKPNSALRKVARVRLTNGFEITAYIPGEGHNLQEHSVVLVRGGRVKDLPGVRYHIVRGTLDSVGVQNRKRSRSKYGTKRG, via the coding sequence ATGCCTACGATTAGTCAATTGGTTCGGAGAGGACGAGCCCAACAAAGACGCAAAACGTCCGCGCCGGCGCTTGTGAGATCGCCGCAGCGGCGGGGAGTGTGCACCCGTGTTTACACGGTGACACCCAAAAAGCCGAACTCGGCGTTGCGGAAAGTCGCTCGGGTTCGACTGACCAACGGCTTTGAAATCACGGCGTACATTCCGGGAGAGGGACACAATCTCCAGGAACACTCGGTGGTTTTGGTTCGAGGCGGCCGAGTGAAGGATTTGCCGGGCGTTCGTTATCACATCGTGCGAGGCACGCTGGATTCGGTCGGTGTGCAGAATCGAAAGCGGTCGCGCTCCAAATACGGAACGAAAAGAGGGTAA